A genomic stretch from Cloacibacterium caeni includes:
- the gcvP gene encoding aminomethyl-transferring glycine dehydrogenase → MNTQQFVNRHINFNEADKNAMLQKIGVSSVEELISQTIPDAIRLENELDISAPLSEYEMLQHSKELAAKNLDYDTYIGFGYHNSILPSVIQRNILENPSWYTAYTPYQAEIAQGRLEALLNYQTLITNLTGFHLANASLLDEGTAASEAMSMFFSNRTKDQKKAEANKFFVSDLVLPQTIAVLRTKADGLGIDIVVGNHENFELNAEFFGAILQYPGKNGIVIDYTELISSYKALNLQVVVACDPLALVKLKSPAEMGADCAVGTTQRFGIPLGYGGPHAAFFACKEEYKRDIPGRIIGVTQDAYGKRALRMALQTREQHIKREKATSNICTAQVLLSVMASMYAVYHGKAGLEYIADQIHFKTNALRDALSVLGYDTVKEPVFDTVKISMSEEEKDKLKRLMLDHKINLNYFTEGFVSISINETTTTEKIDKVVAAFAQFKQKQGFKLEPKAVSTLPENLLRKDEILKEEVFNKYHTETELMRYIKRLERKDLSLTHSMISLGSCTMKLNAATEMIPLSWEHWGAIHPFVPINQADGYQKLIKTLEKDLATITGFAATSLQPNSGAQGEYAGLMVIRAYQKSIGQGHRNICLIPQSAHGTNPASAVIAGLKVVVVKNLEDGQIDFEDLKAKVEEHKDNLSAFMITYPSTYGFFDDNVKEITDLIHENGGQVYMDGANMNAQVGFTSPGNIGADVCHLNLHKTFAIPHGGGGPGVGPICVAKHLVPFLPQNPNIPTGGSQGIDAISSAPYGSSLVLNISYAYIKMLGAVGLRNSTEFAIINANYLKEVLGEHFPILYANKKGRVAHECIVDFRQFKPLGIEVADVAKRLMDYGFHAPTVSFPVAGTLMIEPTESESKAELDRFAEALIAIKAEIEEIAEGKADAHNNVLKNAPHTEQVVISDSWDKPYSREKAAYPLEWVREHKFFASVSRVDEAFGDRNLVCTCEPIESYM, encoded by the coding sequence ATGAACACACAGCAATTTGTGAACCGTCACATCAACTTCAATGAAGCTGATAAGAACGCTATGTTACAAAAAATTGGCGTTTCTTCTGTAGAAGAATTAATTTCTCAAACTATTCCAGATGCAATCCGATTAGAAAATGAATTAGATATTTCTGCTCCTTTATCTGAGTACGAAATGCTTCAGCATTCTAAAGAGTTGGCTGCTAAAAATCTAGATTATGATACGTACATTGGTTTTGGTTATCATAACAGTATTTTGCCAAGTGTTATCCAGAGAAATATTTTAGAAAATCCTAGTTGGTACACCGCTTATACACCTTATCAAGCAGAAATTGCACAAGGTAGATTAGAAGCGTTATTGAATTACCAAACATTAATTACCAATCTTACCGGTTTTCATTTAGCGAATGCTTCTCTATTAGATGAGGGAACTGCAGCTTCTGAAGCCATGAGTATGTTCTTTTCAAACAGAACAAAAGACCAGAAAAAAGCAGAAGCCAACAAGTTTTTTGTTTCTGATTTGGTTTTACCTCAAACCATTGCGGTTCTTAGAACCAAAGCTGATGGTTTAGGAATAGATATAGTTGTTGGTAATCATGAAAATTTTGAGCTTAATGCAGAATTTTTCGGAGCTATTTTACAATATCCGGGTAAAAACGGAATTGTGATTGATTATACCGAGTTAATTTCAAGTTATAAAGCATTAAATCTTCAAGTAGTAGTTGCTTGTGACCCGCTTGCTTTAGTGAAATTAAAATCACCTGCAGAAATGGGAGCTGATTGTGCAGTGGGAACTACGCAGAGATTTGGTATTCCATTAGGTTATGGTGGTCCTCACGCTGCGTTTTTTGCTTGTAAAGAAGAATATAAACGTGATATTCCGGGAAGAATTATTGGGGTGACTCAAGATGCATACGGAAAACGTGCTTTGAGAATGGCTTTGCAAACAAGAGAACAACACATTAAACGTGAAAAGGCAACTTCTAATATTTGTACAGCTCAAGTTTTATTATCTGTAATGGCTTCTATGTATGCTGTTTATCACGGTAAAGCTGGTTTAGAATATATTGCAGACCAAATTCATTTTAAAACTAATGCTTTAAGAGATGCGCTTTCGGTTTTAGGATATGATACGGTGAAAGAGCCAGTTTTTGATACGGTTAAAATCAGCATGTCTGAAGAAGAAAAAGATAAGTTAAAGAGATTAATGCTTGATCATAAAATCAATTTAAATTATTTTACTGAAGGTTTTGTAAGTATTTCTATCAATGAAACTACAACTACCGAAAAAATTGATAAAGTAGTGGCTGCTTTTGCACAATTCAAGCAAAAACAAGGTTTCAAATTAGAGCCAAAAGCCGTTTCTACACTTCCAGAAAATTTATTGAGAAAAGACGAAATCTTAAAAGAAGAAGTTTTCAATAAATATCATACTGAGACAGAATTGATGCGTTATATTAAGCGTCTCGAAAGAAAAGATTTATCATTAACGCATTCTATGATTTCTCTAGGTTCTTGTACCATGAAACTGAATGCAGCTACAGAAATGATTCCACTTTCTTGGGAACATTGGGGCGCGATTCATCCGTTTGTACCTATTAATCAAGCTGATGGTTATCAGAAATTAATCAAAACTTTAGAAAAAGATTTGGCTACGATTACTGGTTTTGCGGCAACTTCACTTCAACCAAATTCTGGAGCTCAAGGTGAATATGCTGGTTTAATGGTGATTAGAGCATATCAAAAATCTATCGGTCAAGGTCACAGAAATATTTGTTTAATTCCTCAATCTGCTCACGGAACCAATCCTGCTTCTGCGGTAATTGCTGGTCTTAAAGTAGTGGTGGTGAAAAATCTTGAAGACGGACAAATAGATTTTGAAGATTTAAAAGCTAAAGTGGAAGAGCATAAAGATAATTTATCTGCTTTCATGATTACGTATCCATCTACTTATGGTTTCTTTGATGATAACGTAAAAGAAATTACAGACTTAATCCACGAAAATGGTGGTCAAGTTTACATGGATGGTGCAAACATGAATGCTCAAGTTGGCTTCACTTCACCAGGAAATATCGGTGCAGATGTTTGTCACTTAAATCTTCACAAAACTTTTGCAATTCCTCACGGTGGAGGTGGACCAGGAGTTGGACCAATTTGTGTGGCAAAACATTTAGTGCCTTTCTTGCCTCAAAATCCTAATATTCCAACAGGTGGAAGTCAAGGAATAGATGCTATTTCTTCAGCGCCTTATGGTTCTTCGTTGGTTCTTAATATTTCTTATGCATATATTAAAATGCTTGGAGCGGTTGGTTTGAGAAATTCTACAGAATTTGCAATCATCAACGCGAATTATTTAAAAGAAGTTTTAGGAGAGCATTTCCCAATTTTATATGCAAATAAAAAAGGTAGAGTTGCTCACGAATGTATCGTAGATTTCCGTCAGTTTAAACCACTAGGAATTGAGGTGGCAGATGTTGCAAAACGTTTGATGGATTATGGTTTCCATGCTCCTACGGTTTCTTTCCCAGTTGCTGGAACTTTGATGATTGAGCCTACAGAATCTGAATCTAAAGCAGAATTAGACAGATTTGCTGAAGCTTTAATTGCTATCAAAGCAGAAATTGAAGAAATTGCTGAAGGAAAAGCAGATGCTCATAATAATGTATTAAAAAATGCTCCGCATACAGAACAAGTGGTGATTTCAGATTCTTGGGATAAACCCTATTCTCGTGAAAAAGCAGCTTATCCGCTAGAATGGGTGAGAGAACATAAGTTCTTCGCTTCTGTGTCTAGAGTAGACGAAGCTTTCGGAGATAGAAATTTGGTTTGTACTTGTGAGCCAATAGAAAGCTACATGTAA